In Candidatus Omnitrophota bacterium, a single genomic region encodes these proteins:
- a CDS encoding NAD(P)H-hydrate epimerase: MKTVTPQQMKRIDRTAQKKFGIPPVILMENAGRAVYQAAMAMLKTKNRRVTCICGKGNNGGDGFVCARHLINNGLDTTVFLAGSPKSLTKEAKINYNILKKMKKKIVLLADKNLKSLEKNLVKTNLIIDAILGTGLSGEIKDPYKRIIELINSSGKPVLSIDIPSGLSGACGIPLSIAVKAAKTITLALAKTGLIKNQGPDYTGKLIVADISIPKTIL, from the coding sequence ATGAAAACCGTAACTCCGCAACAAATGAAAAGAATTGACCGAACAGCGCAGAAAAAGTTCGGCATTCCTCCTGTCATCCTGATGGAAAACGCAGGAAGGGCAGTTTATCAGGCTGCTATGGCCATGTTAAAGACCAAAAACAGGCGTGTAACCTGTATCTGCGGAAAAGGAAATAACGGAGGAGATGGTTTTGTCTGCGCCAGGCATCTTATAAATAACGGCCTGGATACAACCGTCTTTCTTGCAGGAAGCCCTAAAAGCTTAACAAAAGAAGCTAAGATCAATTATAATATTCTTAAAAAAATGAAGAAAAAAATAGTGCTGCTGGCTGACAAAAATCTCAAATCACTTGAAAAAAACCTGGTAAAAACAAACTTAATAATCGATGCTATACTGGGTACCGGTTTATCGGGAGAAATCAAGGATCCCTATAAAAGAATTATTGAGTTGATAAATTCCTCCGGAAAACCTGTGCTGTCTATAGATATACCTTCAGGTTTAAGCGGAGCTTGTGGAATACCTTTGTCAATAGCTGTAAAGGCCGCTAAAACAATTACCCTTGCTTTAGCAAAAACAGGCCTGATAAAGAACCAGGGGCCAGATTATACAGGCAAACTAATAGTAGCAGACATATCTATCCCTAAAACAATACTGTAA